The Campylobacter sp. RM10537 genome has a segment encoding these proteins:
- the pyk gene encoding pyruvate kinase: MLKKTKIVATVGPASESEDVLRQMIINGVNVFRLNFSHGTHEYHKNNLKTIRKVAKELNTRIGILQDISGPKIRTGELKTPFELKKGDRLDFYYETILGDKIKDNHYKLSINQREILNMLKIDDYIYLYDGSIRAKVISIDSEKIQTLIENDGFLNSNKGINFPNTKINIDVITQKDKNDLIWGIENGVDFLAISFVQNAHDINEVREILTKHNAKIAIFAKIEKFDAVENIDEIIDSSDGIMVARGDLGIEVPYYKVPNIQKEIIHKANNASKPVITATQMLFSLAKSKTATRAEISDVANAVLDGSDAVMLSEESAVGIDPANAVDIMCQTIIETEKNYPYNKFNDFENLDNTDKIMRSSANLSKDLNADAIFSLTSSGKSAMKISRYRPSMDIIAVAHSEKTLNLLSIVWGVNPAILVNKSDHLTELIKNTVKLGVEKDFINEDQCYILTAGFPTGVEGTSNLIRILEKEQISYYLK, encoded by the coding sequence ATGCTTAAAAAAACAAAAATCGTAGCAACTGTTGGACCAGCAAGTGAAAGCGAAGATGTTTTACGTCAAATGATTATCAATGGTGTTAATGTCTTCCGATTAAATTTTTCTCATGGAACTCATGAGTATCATAAAAATAATCTTAAAACTATACGTAAAGTTGCCAAAGAACTCAATACTAGAATAGGAATTTTACAAGATATAAGTGGTCCAAAAATTAGAACAGGAGAATTGAAAACTCCTTTTGAATTAAAAAAAGGAGATAGGCTTGATTTTTATTATGAAACAATTTTAGGAGATAAAATTAAAGATAATCATTACAAACTTAGCATCAATCAAAGAGAAATTTTAAATATGCTAAAAATTGACGATTATATTTATTTGTATGATGGCTCTATTCGTGCTAAAGTAATTAGTATTGATTCTGAGAAAATTCAAACTCTTATTGAAAATGATGGTTTTTTAAATTCAAATAAAGGTATCAATTTTCCAAATACAAAAATTAATATTGATGTAATCACTCAAAAAGATAAAAATGATTTGATTTGGGGGATAGAAAATGGAGTTGATTTTCTTGCTATTTCTTTCGTTCAAAATGCTCATGATATTAATGAAGTGCGGGAAATTTTAACAAAACATAATGCGAAAATAGCTATTTTTGCCAAAATTGAAAAATTTGATGCGGTTGAAAATATAGATGAAATCATTGATTCTAGTGATGGTATTATGGTGGCACGCGGTGATTTGGGTATTGAAGTACCTTATTATAAAGTTCCAAATATTCAAAAAGAGATTATTCATAAAGCTAATAATGCTTCAAAACCAGTTATTACAGCCACTCAAATGCTTTTTTCTTTAGCAAAAAGCAAAACCGCTACAAGAGCTGAAATTTCGGATGTGGCAAATGCAGTATTAGATGGCAGTGATGCTGTAATGCTTAGCGAAGAAAGTGCTGTAGGCATAGATCCTGCTAATGCTGTTGATATCATGTGCCAAACCATCATAGAAACAGAAAAAAATTATCCTTATAATAAATTTAATGATTTTGAAAATTTAGACAATACAGATAAAATAATGCGTTCAAGTGCAAATTTATCCAAAGATTTAAACGCTGATGCAATTTTTTCTCTTACAAGTAGCGGAAAATCAGCAATGAAAATTTCTAGATATAGACCTAGCATGGATATTATAGCTGTAGCTCATTCGGAAAAAACTCTTAACTTATTAAGTATAGTATGGGGAGTTAATCCAGCTATTTTGGTTAATAAAAGTGATCATTTAACCGAATTAATAAAAAACACAGTTAAACTAGGTGTAGAAAAAGATTTTATTAATGAAGATCAATGTTATATATTAACAGCAGGTTTTCCAACAGGAGTAGAAGGCACAAGTAATCTTATTAGAATACTTGAAAAAGAACAAATATCTTATTATTTAAAATAG
- a CDS encoding tram-like protein: MSILKEALDILNLDLKTFDLKNLTTKKTYLCALNKEIVLFIYTGKSRFILKNALFLENLANNFNQNKKLFFIKSALCSKANQYLSEKGFNIYAIL; encoded by the coding sequence ATGAGTATTTTAAAAGAAGCATTAGATATTTTGAATTTAGATCTTAAAACTTTTGATCTAAAAAATTTAACTACAAAAAAAACTTATTTATGTGCTTTAAATAAAGAAATTGTGCTTTTTATTTATACTGGAAAATCTCGTTTTATTTTAAAAAATGCTTTATTTTTAGAAAATTTAGCAAACAATTTTAATCAAAACAAAAAGTTATTTTTTATTAAAAGTGCTCTTTGCTCTAAAGCAAATCAATATCTTAGCGAAAAAGGATTTAATATTTATGCTATTTTGTGA
- a CDS encoding type III pantothenate kinase yields the protein MLFCDIGNSNANFLEDHKYFTLSIEQFLEYKSEQKIFYINVNENLKNHLKARKNFIDLEPFFVFDTIYQGLGIDRIAACYTIDDGVIVDAGSAITIDIIANSIHLGGFILPGITNFRKIYAHISPRLKYEFNTQVSFDAFPQKTKDALSYGVFKSIYLLIKDTAQNKKLYFTGGDGQFLANYFDNAIYDKLLVFRGMKKIIQENPNLLI from the coding sequence ATGCTATTTTGTGATATTGGTAATTCTAATGCTAATTTTTTAGAAGATCATAAATATTTTACACTTAGCATTGAACAATTTTTAGAATATAAAAGTGAACAAAAAATTTTTTATATAAATGTTAATGAAAATTTAAAAAATCATTTAAAAGCGCGAAAAAATTTTATCGATTTGGAGCCATTTTTTGTTTTTGATACTATTTATCAAGGATTAGGGATTGATCGTATTGCTGCATGCTATACGATAGATGATGGAGTTATTGTAGATGCTGGAAGTGCCATTACAATTGATATTATTGCCAATTCTATACATCTTGGGGGATTTATCTTACCAGGAATCACAAATTTTAGAAAAATATATGCCCATATTTCACCTAGATTAAAATATGAATTTAACACTCAAGTAAGTTTCGATGCGTTTCCACAAAAAACAAAAGATGCTTTAAGTTATGGAGTTTTTAAAAGTATTTATTTACTTATTAAAGATACAGCGCAAAATAAAAAACTTTATTTTACTGGTGGTGATGGACAATTTTTAGCAAATTATTTTGATAATGCTATTTATGATAAGCTTCTAGTTTTTAGAGGTATGAAAAAAATAATACAAGAAAATCCCAATTTGTTAATATAG
- a CDS encoding tetratricopeptide repeat protein, giving the protein MAEKEDIVLEKSEDDLNNKERLDESLGEFKGQEGQAPDDEEFVSLSEESNEDDTGFSFTRESAPEEFSSFEKTQNQQLIPWYKDRKFMSLVGLSLIIICVLVFTLTYLVFNEGNIKADIIASKPVEKSEIVPDESYKYEDIAKVDAMIQKANALYLKGEIQQSLKLYKQIAVYNESLSNYNLGVSQMNEGKLQEAFESFKKAIASGENQTVSAINAAVCALKLNDEEKFKYYIDLAQVYLPKEGKSKLYNYYLALIDYYKGYYPEALQMFQQVNIDPYNDISKYLSAKIYAKMDFDTKAVQQLNSQGNFEPSLSLGLLYARMGEYDKAKTSLSTAMKIDRDFNQSLAALSLVDIKTGNYQDMLMRLQNAYKKEEDQYKILDRYKIKVRLNNDLFNIAIAQSHFSKDLLKNLKNQFDLLFYYAPYQVFDSKQASLYIEKANITNFVDDSADSGGYLATSNVLSSTNVKIANIINHALNQQLRLANEEFQQLLKNYPEHSILQYNLALSYAQMQNYELAYKYFFSSYHLNPKNYLAGVFALFCAKLNDLDTTKLYNEIVENMGADTNFKANMQKSMLFLVKNDYVSMLPYLDEKTSNTPLSLMFKAIIAKNNNLSNRMDVEIAKLRSQLPEDIIANILYFNSLNSNLNIKEYAQNAQIHFKNLKLDYRSVFGGPNIAREFYVDLMHVSGILNLERNKFKELMNTSKFESESIIQTLAYLDIFAKQFEESYALYNILIDDYKIKDTRTLFLASVAAIGANNPNSAIALLQLSKLTDKNNKESKAALGLLYQEVQNYEAAINQYKTLPNNFKSKFFTFDIKN; this is encoded by the coding sequence ATGGCAGAAAAAGAAGATATAGTATTAGAAAAATCAGAAGATGATTTAAATAATAAAGAAAGACTTGATGAGAGTTTAGGAGAATTTAAGGGGCAAGAAGGGCAAGCTCCTGATGATGAAGAGTTTGTTTCTTTATCCGAAGAATCTAATGAAGATGATACAGGTTTTAGTTTTACAAGAGAAAGCGCACCTGAAGAATTTTCATCTTTTGAAAAAACTCAAAATCAACAATTAATCCCTTGGTATAAAGATAGAAAATTTATGTCTCTTGTTGGACTTTCTTTGATTATTATTTGTGTTTTGGTTTTTACTTTAACTTATTTAGTTTTCAATGAAGGAAATATTAAAGCAGATATTATAGCTTCAAAACCAGTTGAAAAATCTGAAATTGTTCCAGATGAATCTTATAAATATGAAGATATAGCTAAAGTAGATGCTATGATACAAAAGGCTAATGCACTCTATCTTAAAGGCGAAATTCAGCAATCTTTGAAATTATATAAGCAAATTGCAGTTTATAATGAGTCTTTATCTAATTATAATTTAGGTGTTTCTCAAATGAATGAAGGAAAACTGCAGGAGGCTTTTGAAAGTTTTAAAAAAGCTATAGCTAGCGGTGAAAATCAAACTGTATCTGCTATTAATGCTGCAGTATGTGCTTTAAAGCTTAATGATGAAGAAAAATTTAAATATTATATTGATTTAGCACAAGTTTATCTTCCTAAAGAAGGAAAATCAAAATTATATAATTATTATTTAGCTTTGATAGATTATTATAAAGGATATTATCCAGAAGCTTTGCAAATGTTTCAGCAAGTAAACATCGATCCTTATAATGATATTTCTAAATATTTATCGGCTAAAATTTATGCCAAGATGGATTTTGATACTAAGGCCGTGCAGCAACTAAATTCACAAGGAAATTTTGAACCTAGTCTTTCTTTAGGTCTTTTATATGCTAGAATGGGAGAATATGATAAAGCTAAAACCTCTTTAAGTACTGCTATGAAAATTGATAGAGACTTTAATCAAAGTTTAGCAGCTTTAAGTCTTGTTGATATTAAAACAGGAAATTATCAAGATATGCTTATGCGTCTACAAAATGCTTATAAAAAAGAGGAAGATCAATATAAAATTTTAGATCGATATAAAATTAAAGTACGATTAAATAATGATTTATTTAATATTGCTATAGCGCAAAGTCATTTTTCTAAAGATTTATTGAAAAATTTAAAAAATCAGTTTGATTTACTTTTTTATTATGCTCCTTATCAGGTTTTTGATTCTAAACAGGCATCATTGTATATAGAAAAAGCTAATATTACAAATTTTGTAGATGATAGTGCAGATTCTGGAGGATATTTGGCAACGAGCAATGTTTTATCTTCTACAAATGTAAAAATTGCCAATATTATTAATCATGCCCTAAATCAACAATTAAGACTTGCTAATGAAGAATTTCAACAATTGTTAAAAAACTATCCAGAACATAGTATTTTACAATATAATTTAGCATTATCTTATGCCCAAATGCAAAATTACGAATTAGCCTATAAATACTTTTTTAGCTCCTATCATTTAAATCCTAAAAATTATCTAGCAGGAGTTTTTGCTTTATTTTGCGCTAAATTAAATGATTTGGATACAACTAAACTTTATAATGAAATTGTTGAAAATATGGGTGCTGATACAAATTTTAAAGCAAATATGCAAAAAAGTATGCTATTTTTGGTTAAAAATGATTATGTTTCAATGCTTCCATATTTAGATGAAAAAACTTCTAATACTCCTTTAAGTTTAATGTTTAAGGCAATTATTGCTAAAAATAATAATCTTAGCAATCGAATGGATGTTGAAATAGCTAAATTAAGATCACAACTACCAGAAGATATTATTGCAAATATTTTATATTTTAATTCTTTAAATTCTAATCTTAATATTAAAGAATATGCCCAAAATGCACAAATTCATTTTAAAAATTTAAAACTTGATTATCGTAGCGTTTTTGGAGGTCCTAATATTGCAAGAGAATTCTATGTTGATTTGATGCATGTATCTGGAATTTTAAATTTAGAAAGAAATAAATTTAAAGAATTGATGAATACTTCTAAATTTGAAAGCGAAAGTATAATACAAACTCTGGCGTATTTAGATATTTTTGCTAAGCAATTTGAAGAATCTTATGCGCTTTATAACATTTTAATTGATGATTATAAAATTAAGGATACTAGAACTTTATTTTTAGCTTCAGTTGCAGCCATAGGGGCAAACAATCCAAATTCAGCTATAGCATTATTGCAACTTTCGAAATTAACCGATAAAAATAATAAAGAAAGTAAAGCTGCTCTAGGTTTACTTTATCAAGAAGTACAAAATTATGAAGCTGCTATCAATCAGTATAAAACATTACCAAATAATTTTAAGAGTAAATTTTTTACTTTTGATATTAAAAATTAA
- a CDS encoding FAD-dependent oxidoreductase, producing the protein MPKKEFDILIIGAGISGSALFYEIARYTDIKNIALIEKYHSPSTLNSKGTSNSQTIHCGDIETNYTLEKAKKVKTTADMIVKYGILQNAQNRFMFSHQKMALAVDDIECDYMEKRYEEFKELYPYIQFFNKEKIKSIEPKVALGKDGIHDRPENICAMGVEAGEIFTTVDFEKMSISLIEQGQLQNKNTFVAFNEEIIHIEKKDGYFLLRTNTYKEYYAKAVVVNAGAHSLYLAHKMNLGLDKSCWPVAGSFYLTKQKLLNGKVYMVQNPKLPFAALHGDPDLLANMNTRFGPTALVIPKLERYHGLKSVPEFFEALKFDKTVLRVTFNMFKDPTIRNYILYNYLFELPFINKNIFVKDARKIVPSLKANDIYYAKGFGGVRPQVIDKKRGELMLGEASIAEIPGIIFNMTPSPGATSCLGNAQRDAKLMCQYLGAKFNEDKFNSELL; encoded by the coding sequence ATGCCTAAAAAAGAATTTGACATATTAATCATAGGAGCTGGAATTTCTGGATCTGCATTATTTTATGAAATCGCACGATATACAGATATCAAAAATATCGCTTTAATAGAAAAATATCATTCTCCTTCGACTTTAAATTCAAAAGGAACAAGTAATTCTCAAACCATACATTGTGGTGATATTGAAACAAATTATACTTTAGAAAAAGCTAAAAAAGTTAAAACGACAGCAGATATGATAGTAAAATACGGTATTTTGCAAAATGCTCAAAATCGTTTTATGTTTTCTCATCAAAAAATGGCCTTAGCTGTTGATGATATAGAATGTGATTATATGGAAAAACGCTACGAAGAATTTAAAGAACTCTACCCTTATATACAATTTTTTAATAAAGAGAAAATCAAATCCATTGAACCTAAGGTAGCTCTTGGAAAAGATGGGATACATGATAGACCTGAAAATATTTGCGCTATGGGCGTAGAAGCTGGAGAAATTTTTACAACTGTTGATTTTGAAAAGATGAGTATTAGTCTTATAGAACAAGGACAATTGCAAAACAAAAATACTTTTGTAGCTTTTAATGAAGAAATCATCCATATAGAAAAAAAAGATGGCTATTTTCTCCTACGAACAAATACCTATAAAGAATATTATGCCAAAGCTGTTGTTGTAAATGCTGGCGCACATTCTTTATATTTAGCACATAAAATGAATTTAGGCTTAGATAAGTCTTGTTGGCCTGTTGCAGGTAGCTTTTATCTTACAAAACAAAAATTACTCAATGGTAAAGTTTATATGGTTCAAAACCCAAAATTACCTTTTGCAGCATTGCATGGAGATCCTGATTTACTTGCTAACATGAATACACGTTTTGGACCAACTGCACTCGTTATTCCAAAATTAGAACGCTATCATGGGTTAAAATCTGTACCCGAATTTTTCGAGGCTTTAAAATTTGATAAAACTGTTCTTAGGGTTACTTTTAATATGTTTAAAGATCCAACTATTAGAAATTATATACTCTATAACTATCTTTTTGAATTACCTTTTATTAATAAAAATATCTTTGTAAAAGACGCTAGAAAAATAGTTCCAAGTTTAAAAGCTAATGATATATATTATGCAAAAGGGTTTGGTGGAGTTCGTCCTCAAGTTATTGATAAAAAAAGAGGAGAATTGATGTTAGGAGAAGCAAGTATTGCTGAAATTCCTGGAATCATTTTTAATATGACTCCAAGTCCAGGTGCAACAAGCTGTTTAGGGAATGCGCAAAGAGATGCGAAATTAATGTGTCAATATTTAGGAGCTAAATTTAATGAAGATAAATTTAATTCAGAATTATTATAA